One window of Flavobacterium ammonificans genomic DNA carries:
- a CDS encoding TonB-dependent receptor codes for MKTHFLCLLFLCNCVSLFAQKESILLGKIIDKKSQSPLNSVAVSIQNTNEMQLTSSDGKFRLVTQLQNNQLLLIHSDGYQDKLIKVVLLPGKSFDLGTIPLEENDEIEKEAGNIALLDSDINDDSGGNESSSGLLQATRDAYQQAAAFNWGTSRYRVRGLDSKYAVLMMNGIKMNKFFDGRPQWSNWGGINDVLRNQEISIGTNPSDFSFGDLLATQNISTQASQYRKGTRISFSGTNTNYQWRTMVTYASGMNENGWAFVISAGKRYAGEGYFDGTNYDANSFFISVEKKLSDRNSLNFTAFYTPNSRGKNSPNTDEVTDLTSTRYNSYWGFFNGQKRNSRIKKVEEPVFILNDYFKINDKTTLNLGALFQFGKISNTNIDFQKANSPDPSYYRKMPSFFSSLYARDEGEFSGAFTPDLANAELNKLAFLSQQQIDWGAIYKANQNPVTNSNGEITGYEPGKSKYILFEDRTDDTTVALNSQLHSKITDHIHFNSNVSYNQLYSHNYQNVVDLLGGSYFEDIDPFYRGDQAQSDLNQPNRQVRVGDQYGYNYSFLVKELEGFTQFQFQYKKIDFYLAQEFSTTNFQREGFYKNGLYPTTSFGKSANVQFENYGFKGGLVLKISGKQLVLFNGYFATKAPNLRSVFPNSRLNNNIVDQISNENNNSLDASYVYRSPKLKLRFSSFYNEIIGSTENSFFYAEGIFDNGAGNNSTNAFVSQTLTQLDKKNWGTELSFEYQIDPTLKATLAAGFGEYIYNSNPNVTITNDAKASAENRLPIFDFGTAALKNYRQAGMPQQAYSVGLEYRNPKYWWISANANYLADRYVDISPIARTSIFFTNPVSGFPFPEATLDRGKTLLKQEELPSVMLLNLVGGKSWRVMKKNLNLFCSINNVLNTTFKTGGFEQARNANFRQRNQDVSNGTPNFGNKYFYGYGRTYFVSLSFNL; via the coding sequence ATGAAAACCCATTTCCTATGTCTATTATTTCTGTGTAATTGCGTCTCGCTTTTTGCTCAAAAAGAAAGTATTCTTTTAGGTAAAATTATTGATAAAAAATCTCAGTCTCCATTAAACTCTGTTGCTGTTAGTATCCAAAACACTAACGAAATGCAATTAACCTCTTCTGATGGAAAGTTCCGATTGGTAACTCAACTTCAAAATAATCAATTGCTTTTAATTCACTCTGATGGCTATCAAGACAAATTAATCAAGGTCGTTTTGCTGCCTGGCAAGTCGTTTGATTTAGGGACAATCCCTCTTGAAGAAAACGATGAAATCGAAAAAGAAGCTGGCAATATTGCCCTTTTAGACAGTGATATAAATGATGATAGCGGAGGTAACGAAAGTAGTTCAGGTCTACTTCAAGCTACGCGAGATGCCTACCAACAGGCAGCGGCATTCAATTGGGGAACAAGCCGGTACAGAGTTCGTGGCTTGGACAGCAAATATGCTGTTCTAATGATGAACGGTATTAAAATGAACAAATTTTTTGATGGAAGGCCACAGTGGAGTAATTGGGGCGGGATCAATGATGTGTTACGAAATCAGGAAATTTCAATTGGAACCAACCCTTCTGATTTTAGTTTTGGCGATCTCTTGGCTACACAAAATATAAGTACGCAAGCCAGCCAATACAGAAAGGGAACAAGAATCTCATTTTCTGGAACCAACACGAACTACCAATGGAGAACTATGGTAACCTACGCCTCTGGAATGAATGAAAACGGATGGGCGTTTGTGATTTCTGCAGGGAAAAGATATGCCGGAGAAGGGTATTTTGATGGAACTAACTATGACGCAAATTCATTTTTTATAAGTGTTGAAAAAAAACTAAGCGATCGGAATTCACTTAATTTCACTGCGTTTTACACTCCGAATTCTCGCGGGAAAAATTCACCAAATACAGATGAGGTTACGGACTTAACCTCAACAAGATACAATTCGTATTGGGGTTTCTTTAATGGGCAAAAACGCAATTCTCGAATCAAAAAAGTAGAAGAACCCGTTTTTATATTGAATGATTATTTTAAAATAAATGATAAAACCACCTTAAATCTTGGTGCCTTATTTCAGTTTGGAAAAATAAGTAATACCAATATCGATTTTCAAAAAGCAAACAGCCCCGATCCCTCTTATTATAGAAAAATGCCAAGCTTCTTCAGTTCTTTATATGCACGAGATGAGGGGGAGTTTTCGGGTGCGTTTACTCCTGACTTAGCGAATGCCGAATTAAATAAACTCGCGTTTTTATCTCAGCAGCAAATCGACTGGGGGGCAATCTACAAAGCCAATCAAAACCCTGTTACTAATTCGAATGGAGAAATAACGGGTTATGAGCCCGGAAAAAGTAAATATATCTTGTTTGAGGATCGAACAGATGATACAACGGTAGCGCTAAACTCTCAGTTGCACTCAAAAATAACCGATCATATTCATTTCAATTCCAATGTATCGTATAATCAGCTGTATTCTCACAACTATCAAAACGTAGTAGACTTACTTGGCGGAAGCTATTTTGAGGACATTGACCCTTTTTATAGAGGAGATCAGGCTCAATCTGATTTAAACCAACCAAATAGACAAGTTCGGGTTGGTGATCAGTATGGTTATAATTACTCGTTTCTCGTGAAAGAATTGGAAGGATTCACGCAATTTCAATTTCAATATAAAAAAATTGATTTTTATTTAGCTCAAGAATTTTCAACTACCAATTTCCAACGAGAAGGATTTTACAAAAACGGCCTCTACCCCACTACTTCTTTTGGTAAAAGCGCCAACGTCCAATTTGAAAATTATGGGTTTAAAGGAGGTCTCGTATTAAAAATTTCTGGAAAACAATTAGTGTTGTTTAATGGATACTTTGCTACTAAAGCCCCTAATTTAAGGTCTGTTTTTCCTAACTCAAGACTAAATAACAACATTGTAGACCAAATAAGTAATGAAAACAATAACAGTCTAGATGCTAGTTATGTGTATCGTTCGCCAAAATTAAAATTGCGTTTTTCTAGTTTTTATAATGAAATTATTGGGAGCACCGAAAACTCCTTTTTCTATGCCGAAGGGATTTTTGATAACGGAGCTGGAAACAATAGTACCAATGCGTTTGTGAGCCAAACATTAACACAATTGGATAAAAAAAATTGGGGAACTGAACTGAGTTTTGAATACCAAATTGATCCAACATTAAAAGCTACTTTAGCAGCCGGTTTTGGAGAATATATTTATAATAGCAATCCCAATGTAACGATTACAAACGATGCCAAAGCCTCTGCAGAAAACAGATTACCAATTTTTGATTTTGGAACTGCTGCACTCAAAAATTATCGTCAAGCGGGCATGCCACAACAAGCCTATTCTGTGGGTTTAGAATACAGAAATCCAAAATACTGGTGGATTAGTGCTAATGCTAATTATCTGGCAGATCGATATGTCGATATTTCACCTATTGCGCGCACTTCCATTTTTTTTACCAATCCCGTCAGCGGATTTCCGTTTCCAGAAGCCACTTTAGATCGAGGAAAAACCCTTCTCAAACAAGAAGAACTACCCTCAGTAATGCTCCTAAATTTAGTTGGCGGTAAATCTTGGAGAGTGATGAAAAAAAATCTGAATCTATTTTGTAGTATTAATAACGTATTGAATACAACATTTAAAACAGGAGGGTTCGAACAAGCCCGTAATGCCAACTTTAGGCAACGGAATCAAGACGTTTCCAACGGAACACCCAACTTTGGCAACAAATATTTTTATGGCTACGGAAGAACCTACTTCGTTAGCTTATCTTTCAATTTATAA